The window ATCTTCCAGCTGCCACACCCGCGTTGCCAGCTGTGAGGTCACCCCAATGTACAGCGTGCCGTTCCGTTTGCTGGCCAGGATGTAACGCAGAACAGCTTGTCCATAGCGCCAATCGCCAAACTGGATTCCCGTTCCGCGCTTTCGCGGGAACGACGGCCATAACACCGAACCACGTTACCCACAAATTTGTCGCGCACCCGTGCCGTAGGCGGATGTTGCGAAATTGCGTTGACATCGCTCGCGGGGCTGTGCCAGGCTGGTATCTCGTCATGGTCACGCCTTGCCACAAGCTCATCGTCCAGATCCCTTGTTACAACGAGGAGGAGCACCTCGCTGCGACGCTGAGGGACTTGCCGCGCACTGTCCCGGGCATCGAGCGGGTGGAGATCCTGGTCATTGATGATGGCTCGACTGACCGCACCTCCGAAATCGCGCGCCGCGGCGGCGCGGATTACATCTTGCGCTTTCCAAATAATCGGGGCCTGGCGCGCACGTTTACCGCCGGCGTCGATGCCTGCTTGCGGCTCGGTGCAGACGTGATCGTCAATACGGATGCCGATCATCAATACGCGGGGGCCGATATCGCTCTGCTCGTCCGGCCGATCCTCGAAGGGCATGCCGAGATGGTGGTGGGGGACCGGAACCCATCTGCCTTGCGCCGCTTCAGCCGCTCCAAGCGCTGGCTGCAGTATTACGGCAGCTTCGCCGTCCGCACTCTCTCCGGTACGAGCATCCCCGACGCCACCAGTGGCTTTCGCGCGCTCAGTCGCAACGCCGCCTTGCGCCTGAACGTCTTCTCCGATTTCACCTACACGCTGGAAACCATCATCCAGGCGGGCAAGAAGCGCCTGCCGGTAACCCATGTGCCGGTCAGCACCAACGAGCCGCGGCGGCCCTCTCAGCTGTTCGCCAGTTCCTGGAGCTACGTGAAACGATCTGCGGGCACGATGCTCCGTATCTATGCGCTGTACGAACCGCTCAAAGTGTTCTCGTACGTCGGCGGCCTGATGATCCTGTTCGGTACCGCGCTCGGGATGCGGTTTCTATACTACTTCTTCACCGCCGGTGGCGCCG of the Deltaproteobacteria bacterium genome contains:
- a CDS encoding glycosyltransferase family 2 protein; translated protein: MVTPCHKLIVQIPCYNEEEHLAATLRDLPRTVPGIERVEILVIDDGSTDRTSEIARRGGADYILRFPNNRGLARTFTAGVDACLRLGADVIVNTDADHQYAGADIALLVRPILEGHAEMVVGDRNPSALRRFSRSKRWLQYYGSFAVRTLSGTSIPDATSGFRALSRNAALRLNVFSDFTYTLETIIQAGKKRLPVTHVPVSTNEPRRPSQLFASSWSYVKRSAGTMLRIYALYEPLKVFSYVGGLMILFGTALGMRFLYYFFTAGGAGHLQSLMLTVLLIIVGFQIVLIGLVADLIGGNRYLIEDLLFRIRRMELGDRTNDIEACATGGELRKVEGGRL